One region of Chanodichthys erythropterus isolate Z2021 chromosome 24, ASM2448905v1, whole genome shotgun sequence genomic DNA includes:
- the map1ab gene encoding microtubule-associated protein 1A translates to MEGVTEFTEYISETVDVPSPFDLLEPPTSGGFLKLSKPCCYIFPGGRGDSALFAVNGFNILIDGGSDRRSCFWKLVRHLDRIDSILLTHIGADNLPGINGLLQRKVAEQEEEQSQGSTTYSDWMKNLISPELGVMFFNVPEKLRTSESNLKVKRSIEEASLTLQYLSKLGIKPEPLFRVVSNTIEPITLFHKMGVGKLDMFVLNPVKDSKEMQFLMQKWAGNSKAKTGIVLPNGKEGEISVPYLTSIAALVVWLPANPSEKIVRVLFPGNAPQNKILEGLEKLKHLDFLRYPVATQKDINSGVSPSAVKQTKLKQRTDSKESLKSSPKTHAPAKPSKKETDEHEDASIVETKSDSVKENKIEKKEEKKHTKPLKPKTEVTEKKKLLKEKSLKKHPKERVSKMDEKKDKEKREVKKEKREIKKEDAVKKDEKKFKAKDTSKLELRKITKPDLKPFTPEVRKTLHKAKTQGKPKTIKSKPTTAKVECAEIAAEPVAEKIKLEEQENGSGEAIIPPSTPEDLTKDFDEIRPTEATDQSEAPKSALTVSGLPAERDDETSNAAEEHEQDHVTETDIVEQKTTEKEVALSAEIKEVPSAEVKDQQDEPQTSELEKFEDEGAAIEDEDDEEVEIQPVKKTEEEEEEDMGIGDEEDEGGAKETKDLEGVDRKHEVEEMEKQKQAEERKIEVEEEQLEEEDVIEKAELEEAEDLDAIADEEIKDLSAEKIKEEEDAYLSNVGGVTAGITSTAQGAAAAENLSYIQDETIPGYSETEQTISDEEIHEEAEDRIPHLQYEVGSYDVSVPDQPGSFDAIHGMREMQAAAVGNGTGKVVMGAHEPAISIYTSILAAPLAEEEHVSSATSITEYDKLSSLPTSVAEDQSVASVTAPQTEDTGKSSLVLDTVQPVSQTEATQGKDHLHSAGTISPTSSLEEDKCFKSSPSDESPPLPLEGKTEGIEMAAHYDDEEEDEYEDQTPNVDISLGKLQEGYASPDKLDHKEKEMDKPKSLVPSVPDASSDEKSSPPEIENASVSPPREGSSFEVQTIPSSPSHSVSKIPVSEASVFPEVEDRCISPDDSTVKMASPTHSGPPSASHSPFRMSPVERKDKMLLKETHQEPGMPLCTTEIKFEKESGKQKPDILDEKEIPQAEEEEKKIIQEATSAPSPLVDDFLAKKESISILPSKEICDTKVMPDPSVEKKGEVEEDLKESSKAVILEDKDSKLSDDHDVEETCDLKSSTDKEEKREKKEKEGERDDAEEKHMEKDRLLKYAEVTDKGDVISEPERALLSKEDFDKKNANVEEFQDKSSPAVLERSETEKQEKQEIESEKDKISSKLVKESIEKDLTDTSCQILESPDIKAETLTSHTETQDTVETDMTTKPEKTSEQKSESADIIPEQVALVETDSSICIAQFKEDTDGFKSQIQQLSEKTDVTLVDEEKAESKSEAELTYDKNISAAKEHEESNDKNVEVVKSDTQEQISLSKPDVPSTEIHAEVSIITKDMSAKDEQESKRKSVQEMEPHILGPTPGEMEITSKQDEDLKEKLLEETQTTQHLVKADVSSKEEPQISHSVIPQDTDDVQQTSQDMEKTVEDPKSKTQISISDKMDSSLVSDQESRDEPAELIQGQVSLSESEKLDLSAKDDQDHKNKEVVKLTSKPDEESTECQTYEKTDKLTISKSDFESEVKSESQAIREPENKVLQAKEDEISKGIFFKSEQPVEFEDISSIPYESKEYAEHTQLQISTDQSPSDSKGMAAKKDQQYEEKHTEETVTEVPQTSMGKDAPSDTKQKLETISVGDEKTEQLTTELKSVVSKSEHDTVHLPIVEDKTIDSKVSKESEEQLMKEDASKLVSDDTKMDLGTKQKSLDKSSEQIFETSDRSCEENLKLKDEPKEDIKQDTSLHETDTFLSSDIGCKLNLDYKEKCIEETSTVDKTKDIKSTFETTFPTKFSDEDESTEEDEGDAVCMGGAGSRPLSVEPWKSEEPKVSSSAQPSETSMKKEEIVAHLEEKELTRDSSGTSTEPLKVDTTSLTPPADTSKKTVLETLTESKPMSITLPSLENQGSVEDSQHQTLISAKEVAKLEKEVEREREGEREAASPGLESHSDFQKTDSADEKCAEKVDSEKMKSDDKMMYEVEKESYEASKYEPYEKPISKDTEREKEEEDQYPSLDRDSDEHRKSLASLLGATCSVEEQSDDEPVSFSKVDYQTSSIHSSQSAYSEQDNKERYQEEELVREERPDLFVDSSFTTDSKTISAAGSSLFASSDLQDKSEKLEREEKEKEKEVTHFLPQEKDDESHVKLSDKEPCTSASCLSKPDTQEKDHKTEETLAMSHSEDLDKTKTHGTEASTTQGPLASSQDQSLQSLTTSSTSAYDENKMESPISSQGNKDKNKLDSAESKDDPFSSGRYSPPEKDMLPARLLAEDPSTATAGSSGQSVKVDDNVLALECTGKTDSLSSKTLIVSAETEECLVRSQKIFAEEEDDYEDEEEEEENASDLDVEKGAREMSEKESKAAFDTTTTSKPLETKQEDTTGSLAFGATAKVLQTDMVSDSYTEKRSLATETSSVREEHHDVISKEGEQSKKEDTSSIQSDIPKSSDGKHEPQKTSDKKPEVSESLAVAQAAMSDTTYSSSSSFSYSSSTSASYSTGQHLGEGLEPPINIPSVQLRSDGDSISFEYSSLKEEESPIMDLPCLKKDEYMEVSDRMTPATTTAESISSLARFSPLSPLEESKSFLQDQTSSAEEKSEEDMSSIKSDRDLVSDPKHVAEPHSSKLPESATSAAHPTEVVSSTSLKFDIVPLEKADSADKHSQEKSSDDEPEDNKSNFEEGTLPCRIECERSSATEKLSTASLPEQHTDVKPSTTTIHSFDLHTTDGPTEMTSSQKVPVTACGTLSTSTLSEQQSMKQEGAEKSEESKDLAEKVQERVEIKESKASKMEYEEKSKTDEKEEVKHKAIEEEQIQPEKEVEVRSEKMGEILDCCKKSEQKSESEGKIEESKVKKEVEQTEMFVEKECKEKTEENKELTVEKMMEKDSKKTHTVESSQHSTLASTEQHEDVVCLKAPPGYGEDVHEGIDEEEGDEEEKVKYDSKERPPTPPSGAQACYPEVSKKSDEGFTRPSDLGMEATSSHSPSLFKHRKGDISPSFINPSPQELSSEEGEEDARSDHSRDDEREQHSVKRRSHKQQHCHPHSRHEDGKEGSHSIPSSTATGHGIMLAGEETPPTSLSESLPSQSDSDVPPETEECPSITAEGNLDSDEDAEHLPVDKMSAAGSSGGSHHSSSPRSHDPPPIPVKDPLPHPPHPDVCMVDPEALLNGQTHTERPVKKDLKTNRGLRKTLGKSASPSRKGDAKGRRSTTPVKQTSKDSSPHAIKRKDSEKTFRLSKMSETQGSRGDIYNPGRGLVNGVKSNAGSNVKSSTGTPPGPPIYVDLAYIPNHCSAKNVDQEFFKRVRAAYYVVSGNDPGSGEPSRAVLDALLEGKAQWGTNLQVTLIPTHDTEVTRDWYQQTHEKQQDLNIMVLASSSTVVMQDESFPACKIEF, encoded by the coding sequence ATGGAGGGGGTCACTGAGTTTACTGAATATATATCTGAGACTGTGGATGTACCATCCCCATTTGACCTTCTTGAGCCTCCAACCTCTGGAGGATTTCTAAAGCTCTCAAAGCCCTGCTGCTACATCTTTCCTGGTGGACGGGGGGACTCTGCACTTTTTGCTGTCAATGGTTTTAACATTCTGATTGACGGTGGCTCTGACAGAAGGTCATGCTTCTGGAAGCTTGTCAGACATTTAGATCGTATTGATTCTATCCTTCTTACACATATTGGTGCTGATAATCTTCCTGGGATCAATGGACTCCTTCAAAGGAAGGTTGCAGAGCAGGAGGAAGAGCAGTCTCAAGGCTCAACCACCTACAGTGACTGGATGAAGAACTTGATATCGCCAGAGCTTGGAGTCATGTTCTTCAATGTACCTGAGAAGCTTCGCACATCAGAATCAAATTTGAAAGTTAAGCGAAGTATTGAGGAAGCCTCTCTTACATTGCAATACCTCAGCAAGCTGGGAATTAAGCCTGAGCCTCTTTTTCGAGTGGTTAGTAATACCATTGAGCCCATTactctttttcacaagatggGTGTGGGCAAGTTAGACATGTTTGTCCTGAACCCTGTGAAGGACAGTAAAGAAATGCAGTTCCTCATGCAGAAGTGGGCAGGTAACAGCAAGGCCAAGACAGGGATAGTGCTTCCCAATGGAAAAGAGGGAGAAATATCTGTACCGTATTTGACATCTATTGCAGCTCTCGTTGTATGGCTTCCTGCCAACCCTTCAGAGAAAATTGTAAGGGTTTTATTCCCTGGAAATGCACCTCAGAACAAAATCCTTGAAGGGCTTGAAAAGTTGAAGCACCTTGATTTCTTGAGGTATCCAGTAGCCACACAAAAAGACATAAATTCTGGCGTTTCACCTTCAGctgtaaaacaaacaaagctAAAGCAAAGAACTGACAGCAAAGAAAGTCTCAAATCATCTCCCAAGACTCACGCACCAGCTAAGCCTTCTAAGAAAGAAACCGATGAGCATGAGGATGCATCCATAGTCGAAACAAAGAGTGACTCTGTCAAAGAAAACAAGAttgagaaaaaagaagaaaagaagcaCACCAAGCCATTGAAACCGAAAACAGAAGTGACCGAAAAGAAAAAGTTATTGAAGGAGAAATCACTGAAAAAACACCCAAAGGAAAGGGTGTCCAAAATGGATGAaaagaaagacaaagaaaaGAGGGAAGTTAAGAAAGAAAAACGTGAAATTAAAAAAGAAGATGCTGTGAAAAAAGATGAGAAAAAGTTTAAAGCCAAGGACACATCAAAACTCGAACTTAGGAAAATAACTAAACCTGACCTGAAACCTTTCACTCCAGAGGTCAGGAAGACCCTCCACAAGGCCAAAACCCAAGGTAAACCCAAAACAATAAAGAGCAAACCTACAACTGCCAAGGTAGAGTGTGCAGAGATTGCGGCAGAACCAGTGGCTGAGAAGATCAAACTTGAGGAACAGGAGAATGGGTCAGGAGAAGCCATAATTCCTCCATCTACTCCCGAAGATTTAACAAAAGACTTTGATGAAATAAGACCCACTGAAGCAACAGATCAGTCTGAAGCCCCTAAAAGTGCCCTTACTGTCTCCGGATTGCCAGCTGAAAGAGATGATGAAACCTCAAATGCCGCAGAGGAACACGAACAAGATCATGTTACAGAAACTGATATTGTGGAACAGAAAACTACAGAAAAAGAAGTAGCGCTATCAGCAGAAATCAAAGAAGTGCCATCAGCAGAAGTGAAAGATCAACAGGATGAGCCCCAAACATCAGAATTAGAGAAATTTGAGGATGAGGGTGCTGCAAttgaagatgaagatgatgaggAGGTTGAGATACAGCCTGTTAAGAAgacagaggaagaggaggaggaagacaTGGGAATAGGAGATGAAGAGGATGAAGGGGGAGCAAAGGAAACCAAAGACTTGGAGGGAGTGGACAGAAAACATGAAGTTGAGGAAATGGAGAAGCAAAAACAAGCAGAGGAAAGAAAGATTGAAGTTGAAGAGGAGCAGCTTGAAGAAGAGGATGTGATTGAAAAAGCTGAGTTAGAGGAAGCAGAGGATTTGGATGCCATTGCAGATGAAGAAATAAAAGATCTCTCTGCTGAGAAAATCAAGGAAGAAGAGGATGCATACTTGTCAAATGTTGGAGGTGTCACAGCTGGCATTACATCTACAGCCCAAGGAGCTGCTGCAGCAGAAAACTTATCATACATTCAGGATGAAACCATACCAGGTTACTCTGAGACTGAGCAGACCATCTCAGATGAGGAGATCCATGAAGAAGCAGAGGACAGGATACCACACCTTCAGTATGAGGTTGGTAGCTATGATGTCTCTGTCCCAGACCAACCAGGCTCCTTTGATGCCATCCATGGAATGAGAGAAATGCAAGCAGCTGCAGTGGGCAATGGAACAGGCAAAGTAGTGATGGGTGCACATGAGCCAGCTATTTCTATCTACACCAGCATACTCGCAGCTCCATTAGCTGAAGAGGAACATGTTTCTTCAGCAACATCCATAACAGAGTATGACAAACTGTCTTCTTTACCCACTTCTGTTGCAGAAGATCAGTCAGTGGCATCAGTCACAGCACCTCAGACTGAAGACACTGGAAAAAGCTCCCTGGTCTTGGACACTGTTCAACCGGTTTCTCAGACTGAGGCCACCCAAGGAAAAGATCACCTACATTCTGCTGGAACCATCTCACCAACATCTTCCTTAGAGGAAGACAAGTGCTTCAAATCATCTCCCTCTGATGAATCTCCTCCACTTCCCTTAGAAGGCAAAACCGAGGGAATTGAGATGGCTGCCCATTACGATGATGAAGAGGAGGATGAATATGAAGATCAAACACCAAATGTTGACATCTCACTTGGAAAGTTACAAGAAGGATATGCCTCACCTGATAAACTTGATCACAAGGAGAaagaaatggacaaacccaaaagtcttgtgccTTCAGTTCCTGATGCTTCATCTGATGAAAAATCCTCACCTCCTGAAATAGAGAATGCATCTGTATCACCTCCTAGGGAGGGTTCGTCTTTCGAAGTACAAACAATACCCTCTTCCCCATCGCACAGTGTTTCTAAGATTCCTGTTTCTGAAGCTAGTGTTTTTCCAGAGGTGGAAGACCGGTGCATTAGTCCTGATGACAGCACTGTGAAAATGGCTTCTCCTACACATTCTGGACCACCTAGTGCATCTCACTCTCCCTTCAGAATGTCACCTGTGGAAAGGAAAGATAAAATGCTCCTTAAAGAGACCCATCAAGAACCAGGAATGCCACTTTGCACTactgaaattaaatttgaaaaGGAGAGTGGGAAACAAAAACCTGACATTTTAGATGAGAAGGAAATACCTCAAGCAGAGGAGGAAGAAAAGAAGATAATCCAGGAAGCAACCTCTGCACCATCTCCACTTGTTGATGACTTCTTAGCTAAAAAGGAAAGTATATCAATTCTACCATCAAAAGAAATTTGTGATACAAAGGTAATGCCTGATCCAAGTGTTGAAAAGAAGGGCGAAGTTGAAGAGGACTTAAAAGAGAGCAGTAAGGCTGTAATCCTTGAGGATAAAGATAGCAAGTTATCTGATGATCATGACGTTGAAGAAACTTGTGATTTAAAATCATCTACAGACAAAGAagagaaaagagaaaagaaagaaaaggaggGTGAGAGAGATGATGCTGAAGAGAAGCATATGGAGAAAGACAGATTATTAAAGTATGCAGAGGTTACAGATAAAGGTGATGTAATATCAGAACCTGAAAGAGCATTGCTCTCTAAAGAGGATTTTGATAAGAAAAATGCAAATGTAGAAGAGTTTCAAGACAAGAGTTCTCCAGCAGTTTTGGAAAGGTCGGAGACAGAGAAACAGGAGAAACAAGAAATTGAGTCAGAGAAAGACAAAATTTCTTCTAAATTGGTAAAGGAATCCATTGAGAAAGATCTGACTGATACATCTTGTCAGATTTTAGAAAGCCCAGACATCAAAGCAGAAACATTGACATCTCATACAGAGACACAGGACACTGTAGAGACAGATATGACAACTAAACCGGAAAAGACCTCTGAGCAGAAATCAGAGTCAGCTGATATTATACCTGAACAGGTGGCTTTGGTGGAAACTGATTCATCCATCTGTATAGCCCAGTTTAAGGAAGACACAGATGGCTTCAAATCTCAAATACAACAGTTAAGTGAAAAAACAGATGTTACCTTAGTAGATGAAGAAAAGGCGGAAAGTAAAAGTGAGGCTGAGCTGACATATGACAAAAATATTTCAGCTGCCAAAGAACATGAAGAATCTAATGATAAAAATGTAGAGGTAGTAAAATCTGATACACAAGAGCAAATTTCCCTCTCAAAACCAGATGTTCCATCTACAGAGATTCATGCAGAGGTGTCCATTATAACGAAAGATATGTCTGCTAAAGATGAACAAGAATCTAAAAGGAAGTCAGTGCAAGAGATGGAACCTCATATATTAGGGCCAACTCCAGGTGAGATGGAAATTACTAGTAAACAAGATGAAGACTTGAAGGAGAAACTATTGGAAGAAACTCAAACCACACAACATTTAGTAAAAGCAGATGTATCATCCAAAGAAGAGCCTCAAATTTCACATTCCGTCATTCCACAGGACACAGATGATGTGCAACAAACTAGCCAAGATATGGAAAAAACTGTAGAAGACCCTAAATCCAAAACACAAATATCCATTTCAGACAAAATGGATTCCTCACTAGTATCAGACCAAGAATCTAGAGATGAACCAGCAGAATTGATCCAAGGTCAAGTCTCGCTGTCTGAATCTGAGAAATTAGATTTGTCTGCTAAAGATGATCAGGACCACAAAAACAAAGAGGTTGTGAAGCTAACTAGCAAACCGGATGAAGAATCTACAGAATGTCAGACTTATGAAAAAACAGATAAGCTTACTATCTCTAAATCTGATTTTGAATCTGAAGTGAAGAGTGAATCCCAGGCAATAAGAGAACCAgagaataaagttttgcaaGCTAAAGAGGATGAAATAAGCAAAGGCATATTTTTCAAATCTGAACAACCAGTTGAGTTTGAAGACATATCCTCAATACCATATGAATCAAAAGAGTATGCAGAACATACTCAACTTCAGATATCTACAGATCAATCACCATCTGACAGTAAAGGTATGGCTGCTAAGAAGGACCAACAGTATgaagaaaaacacacagaagaGACTGTAACTGAAGTACCTCAAACAAGTATGGGAAAAGATGCACCAtcagacacaaaacaaaaacttgaGACCATATCTGTGGGAGACGAAAAGACAGAACAGCTTACAACAGAATTAAAATCTGTGGTTTCAAAATCAGAACACGATACTGTACACCTTCCCATTGTAGAAGATAAAACAATTGATTCAAAAGTTAGCAAAGAGTCTGAGGAGCAATTAATGAAAGAAGATGCATCAAAATTGGTGTCAGATGACACTAAAATGGACTTGGGAACTAAACAGAAATCTCTGGATAAATCTTCAGAACAAATTTTTGAGACCTCAGATCGGAGCTGTGAAGAAAATTTGAAATTGAAAGATGAACCTAAAGAAGATATTAAACAAGACACATCATTACATGAAACGGATACCTTTCTATCATCAGACATTGGATGcaaattaaatttagattatAAAGAAAAATGCATTGAAGAAACCTCAACTGTAGACAAAACAAAAGACATCAAGTCAACCTTTGAAACTACGTTTCCAACCAAATTTTCAGATGAAGATGAAAGTACCGAGGAGGATGAAGGAGATGCTGTTTGTATGGGAGGTGCTGGTTCAAGACCATTATCAGTGGAACCATGGAAGTCAGAGGAACCAAAGGTAAGCAGTTCTGCACAACCATCTGAGACAAGTATGAAAAAAGAGGAAATTGTGGCCCATTTAGAAGAGAAAGAGTTGACCAGAGATTCAAGTGGCACATCAACTGAACCACTTAAGGTGGATACCACATCACTTACACCTCCTGCAGATACAAGTAAAAAAACTGTCTTGGAGACTCTAACTGAGAGCAAACCAATGAGTATCACACTGCCTAGCTTAGAAAATCAAGGCAGTGTTGAGGATAGCCAACATCAAACATTGATCTCTGCAAAGGAAGTCGCAAAACTCGAGAAGGAGGTTGAGAGGGAAAGGGAAGGAGAACGAGAGGCTGCCTCTCCAGGGTTAGAGTCACATTCTGATTTTCAAAAGACTGACAGTGCTGATGAGAAATGTGCTGAAAAGGTTGATAGTGAGAAAATGAAATCTGATGACAAAATGATGTATGAAGTGGAAAAAGAAAGCTATGAAGCTTCTAAATATGAGCCTTATGAAAAGCCCATTTCAAAAGACactgagagagaaaaagaggaagAAGACCAGTACCCTAGTCTGGATAGAGATTCAGATGAACACAGAAAAAGTCTCGCCTCTTTGCTTGGAGCTACTTGTTCAGTAGAGGAACAAAGTGATGATGAGCCAGTGTCTTTCAGCAAGGTTGATTACCAGACTTCAAGTATTCACAGCAGCCAAAGTGCCTACTCAGAGCAAGACAATAAGGAGCGATACCAAGAGGAAGAATTGGTTAGAGAAGAGAGACCAGATCTTTTTGTCGACAGTAGTTTTACAACTGACAGCAAAACCATTTCTGCAGCAGGTTCAAGCTTGTTTGCCTCTAGTGATTTGCAAGACAAATCAGAGAAATTGGAGAGAGAAGAGAAGGAGAAGGAGAAAGAGGTCACACATTTTCTTCCTCAAGAAAAAGATGATGAAAGTCATGTTAAATTGTCAGATAAAGAACCATGTACATCTGCTTCCTGCCTTTCAAAACCTGATACGCAAGAGAAAGACCATAAAACAGAAGAAACATTGGCAATGTCTCATTCAGAGGACTTGGACAAGACCAAAACCCATGGGACTGAAGCTTCCACTACACAAGGCCCTCTCGCATCATCACAAGATCAAAGTCTCCAGAGTCTAACAACTTCATCAACATCTGCCTATGATGAGAACAAAATGGAGAGTCCAATATCAAGTCAAGGTAACAaagataaaaacaaactggattCAGCTGAAAGCAAAGATGACCCGTTTTCTTCTGGTCGGTACTCACCACCTGAGAAGGACATGCTGCCTGCCAGGTTATTGGCTGAAGATCCCAGCACCGCCACTGCTGGTTCTTCAGGGCAGTCTGTGAAAGTTGATGACAATGTTCTTGCACTTGAGTGCACTGGCAAAACAGATTCTCTTTCCAGCAAGACATTGATTGTGAGTGCAGAGACAGAGGAATGTTTGGTCAGAAGCCAAAAAATATTTGCAGAAGAAGAGGATGATTAtgaggatgaggaagaggaagaggaaaatgCAAGTGATTTGGATGTTGAAAAGGGTGCCAGAGAGATGTCTGAGAAAGAGTCCAAAGCAGCATTTGATACCACGACTACATCTAAACCACTCGAAACTAAACAAGAAGACACCACTGGTTCCTTAGCTTTTGGAGCAACTGCAAAAGTTCTACAGACAGACATGGTCAGTGACTCATACACAGAAAAAAGGTCACTCGCAACAGAGACATCATCAGTACGTGAAGAGCACCATGATGTAATCAGCAAGGAGGGTGAACAGTCCAAGAAAGAAGATACTAGTTCAATCCAATCTGACATACCTAAATCCAGCGATGGCAAACATGAACCACAGAAAACTTCTGATAAAAAGCCTGAAGTGTCTGAATCCCTAGCTGTTGCTCAAGCGGCCATGTCTGATACAACTTACTCATCATCTTCATCCTTTAGTTACTCTTCTTCAACCTCTGCCTCATATTCAACTGGTCAACATCTTGGAGAAGGGCTAGAACCACCGATTAATATTCCTAGTGTCCAGCTAAGGTCAGATGGAGACAGTATATCATTTGAGTACTCATCCCTGAAAGAGGAAGAATCACCCATTATGGATTTAccatgtttaaaaaaagatgaataCATGGAAGTCTCCGATCGAATGACACCTGCTACAACAACAGCTGAGTCAATATCCAGTCTTGCCAGGTTTTCTCCTCTCAGTCCCCTGGAGGAATCCAAATCATTTCTTCAAGATCAAACATCATCGGCAGAGGAAAAGTCAGAGGAGGATATGTCAAGCATTAAATCTGACAGGGATCTAGTCTCTGATCCTAAACATGTAGCAGaaccacattcttcaaaactgCCAGAATCAGCAACTTCTGCAGCTCACCCAACTGAGGTGGTATCTTCCACATCCCTCAAGTTTGACATTGTACCTCTGGAGAAGGCTGACTCTGCAGACAAACACTcacaagaaaaatcctctgacGATGAGCCTGAGGACAACAAAAGCAATTTTGAGGAAGGAACCTTGCCATGCAGAATTGAGTGTGAAAGATCTTCAGCTACTGAAAAATTAAGCACAGCGTCTTTACCAGAGCAACATACTGATGTAAAACCCTCAACCACAACAATACATTCATTTGATCTGCACACCACAGATGGACCAACAGAAATGACAAGTTCTCAGAAGGTGCCAGTCACAGCTTGTGGGACTCTCAGTACTAGCACACTAAGTGAACAACAAAGTATGAAGCAAGAAGGGGCAGAAAAGTCTGAGGAAAGTAAAGACTTGGCTGAGAAAGTACAGGAGAGGGTTGAAATTAAAGAATCAAAAGCGAGCAAGATGGAATATGAAGAGAAGAGTAAGACAGATGAGAAAGAAGAAGTAAAACATAAAGCAATAGAGGAAGAACAGATACAACCTGAAAAAGAGGTTGAAGTGAGGTCAGAAAAGATGGGAGAGATCCTAGATTGTTGCAAGAAGTCAGAGCAAAAGAGTGAAAGTGAAGGTAAAATTGAAGAGTCAAAAGTAAAGAAAGAGGTAGAACAAACTGAAATGTTTGTAGAAAAAGAATGTAAGGAAAAAACTGAAGAGAATAAAGAGCTAACAGTAGAAAAGATGATGGAAAAAGACAGCAAAAAAACACATACTGTTGAGTCTAGCCAGCATAGTACCCTTGCGTCCACAGAGCAGCATGAAGATGTTGTATGTCTAAAGGCTCCACCTGGCTATGGGGAAGATGTTCATGAAGGTATAGATGAGGAAGAGGGGGATGAAGAGGAGAAAGTGAAGTATGATTCAAAAGAACGTCCACCAACTCCTCCATCAGGAGCACAGGCTTGTTACCCTGAGGTCTCCAAGAAGTCAGATGAAGGATTCACTCGACCCTCTGATCTTGGAATGGAGGCCACATCCTCCCATTCACCTTCACTTTTCAAACACCGTAAAGGAGATATCTCACCGTCCTTTATTAACCCAAGCCCACAGGAGCTATCAAGTGAGGAGGGAGAGGAAGATGCCAGAAGCGATCATTCAAGAGATGACGAGCGTGAGCAACACTCTGTCAAAAGGAGATCCCACAAACAACAGCATTGTCATCCCCACAGTCGCCACGAGGATGGCAAAGAGGGATCGCACAGCATTCCGAGCAGTACAGCAACAGGCCACGGCATTATGCTAGCAGGGGAGGAAACTCCTCCTACATCTTTGAGCGAGTCACTCCCATCTCAGTCTGACTCAGATGTTCCTCCAGAGACTGAAGAATGTCCATCAATTACAGCAGAAGGAAACCTTGACTCTGATGAAGATGCAGAACATCTACCAGTGGACAAAATGTCTGCAGCTGGCAGCAGTGGAGGAAGCCATCATTCCTCCTCCCCGAGGAGTCACGATCCTCCTCCCATCCCAGTGAAAGACCCTCTTCCTCACCCACCACACCCTGATGTGTGCATGGTGGACCCAGAGGCCCTTCTTAATGGCCAGACCCACACAGAACGACCAGTGAAGAAAGACCTTAAAACAAATAGAGGCTTGAGGAAGACACTAGGAAAATCTGCATCGCCATCACGTAAAGGAGATGCAAAAGGCAGGAGATCTACTACCCCTGTGAAGCAGACATCCAAAGACTCCTCACCTCATGCTATTAAAAGAAAAGATTCAGAGAAGACTTTTCGCTTGTCCAAAATGTCTGAGACACAGGGATCCAGGGGAGACATCTACAACCCAGGAAGAGGATTGGTCAATGGCGTTAAGAGTAATGCAG